A part of Escherichia ruysiae genomic DNA contains:
- a CDS encoding phage tail protein, whose amino-acid sequence MSDVSTNLYKSQLLDYYYQRRAESSINKGSRFLISKAVFGTSSLVTKNEDGTYEIGELPKTFELAELTSQFCTINLVPTYSGGIITVRMDLDQSQLQEGKNYPFNTLVVLDNENKPIAIICVQEDSLYVGKTYTAVMAINSTIA is encoded by the coding sequence ATGTCTGACGTCTCAACAAACCTCTATAAGAGTCAGTTGTTGGACTATTACTATCAGCGGCGCGCTGAATCGTCCATTAACAAAGGCTCCCGATTTTTAATCAGCAAGGCCGTTTTCGGTACCAGCTCACTGGTTACCAAAAATGAAGATGGCACTTATGAGATTGGAGAACTGCCAAAGACTTTCGAGCTGGCAGAACTGACCAGTCAATTTTGCACCATCAACCTCGTCCCTACCTACTCTGGCGGGATAATTACTGTCCGAATGGACCTTGATCAAAGCCAGTTGCAGGAAGGGAAAAACTACCCATTCAACACTCTGGTTGTTCTGGATAACGAGAATAAGCCCATCGCAATTATTTGTGTTCAGGAAGACTCGCTGTATGTGGGTAAAACATATACCGCAGTTATGGCCATCAACTCGACTATAGCATAA
- a CDS encoding tail fiber protein, which yields MNDVTVVTSVTYPSPESLALVADVQYHEPYLSAALNRKFRGIVDPGFYAGFLPKPGGGMNLLITSLDGDKTAGAASVDIGEFYQVTIQHRKDISLALSAGKKYAIVLKGRYLLGEDTYQVNTASHIHAAEFVARTYTDSYQLGDGELLVCTVNIPAGVSAITQEMIDTSERINRTIGIEISDSVTSSRSDVAASSLAVKKAYDLAKSKYTAQDASTTQKGLVQLSSATDSDSETMAATPKAIKSVKDLADTKAPIESPSLTGTPTAPTAAQGTNSTQIANTAFVKAAITALINGAPGALDTLKEIATAINNDPNFSTTINNALALKAPLASPALTGIPTAPTAAQGTNNTQIATTAYVRAAISALVGSSPEALDTLNELAEALGNDPNFATTMTNALAGKQPLDATLTALAGLATGANKLPYFTGKDTVAQTDLTSVGRDILAKTSVLAVIQYLGLRELGTSGEKIPLLSTANTWSERQTFNGGITGTLTGNADTATKLKTARKINNVLFDGSKDISLTPANLDVTSLTFMKNNGEMPLDADLNTFGPVKDYVGVWYKSTSSNATLEKHFPEDGAVGVLEVFNGGNFAGMQRYTTRTGNVYMRNLSGSWNGSDGPWSYWRQIQSATRSLSTTIDLNTLGGAEHLGLWRNSSSAIASYERNYPEEGGIAQGTLEILEGGNYGRTQRYTTRRGNMYVRCLAASWDASNPQWEPWLRIGSQTASSFFEGDLNNLTDPGIYSVTGKATNGPMLDAAGATLLGILEVIRRFDAVSVWQRYTTTGKAETTQGRTFERVYAGSKWTEWREVYNSFSLPLNLGIGGAVAKLTSLDWQTYDFVPGSLITVRLDNMTNIPDGMDWGVIDGNLINIAVGPSDDTGTGRSMKVWRSTVSKANYRFFMVRISGNPGSRTITTRRVPIIDEAQTWAAKQTFSAGLSGELSGNAATATKLKTARKINSVSFDGSKDINLTPEDIGALPITGGTLTGGLTADGEIVSRSGNGFRIVQGNYGFFIRNDGNFTHFMLTNSGDSMGGWNSFRPFYIQNSTGGVTIGHGLTVAGQVVPSNYGNFDGRYVMDVRLGTRVVQLMGGGRYEIAGHALTGLRIIGEVDGDDEGIFRPIQKYINGTWYNVAQV from the coding sequence ATGAATGACGTTACAGTTGTCACATCAGTTACTTACCCATCGCCCGAGTCACTGGCTCTGGTGGCTGATGTGCAATATCACGAACCATATCTGTCAGCCGCGCTAAACCGAAAATTCAGGGGAATTGTTGACCCAGGATTTTATGCCGGTTTCCTGCCGAAGCCTGGCGGTGGGATGAACCTGTTAATCACCTCACTGGATGGTGATAAAACCGCTGGCGCGGCGTCAGTGGATATTGGCGAATTCTATCAGGTAACTATTCAACACCGTAAGGATATCTCCCTTGCACTTAGTGCAGGCAAAAAATATGCAATTGTGCTGAAGGGAAGATACCTTCTTGGAGAAGACACCTATCAGGTTAATACCGCCTCACATATTCATGCGGCTGAATTTGTCGCCAGAACCTATACCGATTCATATCAGTTAGGAGATGGTGAGCTGCTTGTTTGTACGGTGAATATCCCTGCCGGGGTATCTGCCATTACCCAAGAGATGATTGATACATCAGAGCGTATCAACCGCACGATTGGCATTGAAATTTCAGACTCTGTAACCAGCAGCAGAAGCGATGTCGCTGCAAGTTCTCTGGCAGTTAAAAAAGCCTACGATCTGGCGAAAAGCAAGTATACGGCGCAGGATGCAAGCACAACGCAAAAGGGGTTAGTTCAGCTCAGTAGCGCAACTGACAGCGACAGCGAAACAATGGCGGCTACCCCTAAAGCTATTAAGTCTGTAAAGGATCTGGCTGATACTAAAGCGCCAATAGAAAGCCCGAGTCTGACAGGAACGCCAACCGCGCCGACGGCAGCGCAAGGTACAAACAGCACGCAGATCGCAAATACAGCCTTTGTTAAGGCAGCTATAACTGCACTTATCAATGGTGCTCCTGGAGCATTGGATACGCTGAAAGAAATTGCGACTGCCATCAATAACGACCCGAATTTCAGTACCACTATCAATAACGCACTGGCCCTTAAAGCACCTTTGGCAAGTCCTGCATTAACGGGAATACCTACTGCGCCTACCGCTGCACAGGGTACGAATAACACGCAGATTGCTACGACTGCTTACGTACGGGCTGCTATATCTGCATTAGTAGGTTCTTCGCCTGAAGCTCTGGATACGCTGAATGAACTGGCTGAGGCGCTCGGTAATGACCCGAATTTTGCGACAACAATGACAAATGCGCTCGCGGGAAAACAGCCCCTTGACGCAACTTTAACTGCACTTGCGGGGCTTGCAACTGGCGCAAATAAATTGCCGTACTTTACCGGTAAAGATACTGTTGCCCAGACTGATTTAACGTCAGTCGGTCGCGATATTCTGGCTAAAACAAGTGTCCTTGCCGTTATCCAATACCTTGGTTTAAGAGAACTCGGCACAAGCGGCGAAAAGATCCCCCTGTTGAGCACGGCTAACACCTGGAGTGAACGCCAGACTTTCAACGGCGGGATCACCGGGACGCTGACGGGGAACGCCGATACCGCGACGAAATTAAAAACAGCACGGAAGATTAATAACGTGCTGTTTGACGGTTCTAAAGATATTTCTCTGACGCCTGCGAACCTTGATGTCACCAGCCTGACGTTTATGAAAAACAACGGCGAAATGCCGCTTGATGCCGACCTGAACACATTTGGCCCCGTTAAGGATTATGTGGGTGTCTGGTATAAATCCACATCCTCCAACGCAACACTGGAGAAACATTTCCCGGAAGACGGTGCCGTAGGTGTTCTTGAGGTATTCAATGGCGGTAATTTTGCAGGAATGCAGCGTTACACCACCAGGACTGGCAATGTTTATATGCGCAACCTTTCTGGTTCCTGGAATGGCTCTGACGGCCCGTGGAGCTACTGGCGACAGATTCAGTCAGCAACACGCTCTCTGAGCACAACCATTGACCTGAATACGCTCGGAGGCGCAGAGCATCTTGGTTTATGGCGAAACAGTAGCTCGGCTATAGCTTCATATGAACGCAATTATCCAGAGGAAGGCGGCATTGCTCAGGGGACGCTTGAGATCCTCGAAGGCGGGAATTATGGAAGAACGCAACGTTATACCACTCGCCGTGGGAATATGTATGTCCGCTGCCTTGCGGCAAGCTGGGATGCATCAAATCCGCAGTGGGAACCGTGGCTAAGAATCGGCAGCCAGACTGCAAGCAGTTTCTTTGAAGGCGATCTGAATAATCTGACCGATCCTGGTATTTACAGTGTTACAGGAAAGGCAACAAACGGTCCGATGCTTGACGCCGCTGGAGCGACACTGCTTGGGATACTGGAAGTAATCAGACGTTTTGATGCTGTGTCTGTCTGGCAGCGTTACACAACTACAGGGAAAGCAGAAACCACACAGGGGCGCACTTTTGAGCGCGTCTACGCCGGGAGTAAATGGACCGAATGGCGAGAAGTATATAACTCCTTTTCGTTGCCCCTGAATCTGGGTATTGGCGGCGCAGTGGCAAAACTCACCAGCCTGGACTGGCAGACCTACGACTTTGTGCCGGGCAGTCTGATAACCGTTCGGCTTGATAACATGACCAACATTCCCGACGGTATGGACTGGGGCGTCATTGATGGCAACCTGATAAACATCGCTGTTGGCCCAAGTGATGATACCGGTACGGGGCGCTCAATGAAGGTATGGCGCAGCACTGTAAGTAAAGCCAACTACCGCTTTTTTATGGTGCGCATTTCAGGAAATCCGGGAAGCCGCACGATCACGACAAGACGTGTGCCAATTATCGACGAAGCCCAGACATGGGCGGCGAAACAAACCTTCAGCGCCGGTCTTTCAGGTGAACTGTCCGGCAATGCTGCTACAGCAACAAAGCTGAAAACCGCACGAAAGATTAATTCCGTTTCGTTTGATGGTTCAAAAGACATTAACCTCACGCCTGAAGATATTGGTGCATTGCCAATAACCGGAGGAACTCTTACCGGCGGTTTAACGGCTGATGGCGAGATTGTTTCCCGGTCAGGAAACGGCTTCCGCATCGTACAGGGTAACTATGGATTCTTTATCCGAAATGATGGCAATTTCACCCATTTCATGTTGACCAACTCCGGTGACAGTATGGGGGGGTGGAATAGTTTTAGGCCATTCTATATTCAAAATTCCACTGGTGGAGTCACTATTGGGCATGGATTAACTGTTGCCGGACAAGTTGTGCCAAGTAACTACGGTAATTTCGACGGGCGTTATGTGATGGATGTTCGCCTGGGTACTCGTGTTGTTCAATTGATGGGTGGCGGGCGTTATGAGATAGCTGGACACGCGCTTACCGGATTAAGAATTATTGGTGAAGTTGATGGCGATGATGAAGGCATTTTCAGACCCATACAAAAATACATCAATGGCACATGGTATAACGTAGCACAGGTGTAA